One Candidatus Paceibacterota bacterium DNA segment encodes these proteins:
- a CDS encoding DNA translocase FtsK yields the protein MARQSNGKKREKPSDEGGSSLFDISQETRNSIWGILSFITAIVVTLSFLGRAGSAGELIDSVSRLLFGWGYILVPISFALLGISFIKSLSRHIATSAVVGTITFVLSTLAILHILGDGTFDDRIIQGGYLGVVLGFPLLSSVGFVASLIVLLSFLSISILLALNVPLSALFMRAPEEEAAPQEDEIVIRNAQKELAQKPAPALAEVKQAAPPKEKASKVDDAPEKGFVIKNLKLGKWNLPPLKLLSEDQDQALTGDIQANANIIKRTLANFGIEVEMGEVSIGPTVTQFTMRPAVGVRLSKISALGPDLALALAAHPIRIEAPIPGKSLVGIEVPNKKTAIVGLRNLLEADEYARGKAFLPLAIGRDVGGLSVYGSLERMPHLLVAGATGTGKSVMVNGILLSLLYKHSPETLKLILVDPKRVELSIYNDIPHLITPVITDTKKVMGALKWAVSEMDRRYDQLSKVGSRDLFSYNTKMVAEGKDIMPFIVIVIDEMADLMASFGRDVEAAIVRLAQMSRAVGIHLILSTQRPSVEVITGLIKANITSRIALQVASQIDSRTIIDMAGAEKLLGRGDLLFMSGDAAKLRRVQAPLVTEKEVHDVVAFLREQAEELNLSQNESLSSELTNSLANGGPQGQGGDNGSDEDDLYDEAKRIVIDSGKASASLLQRRLRVGYARAARLLDILEDKGIIGPGEGAKPREVYVQADGAPSAPPMGYAPVATAVSADTLEAERDEQ from the coding sequence ATGGCTCGCCAAAGCAACGGGAAAAAGCGTGAAAAACCATCCGATGAGGGCGGGTCTTCGCTTTTCGATATATCGCAAGAAACGCGAAATAGCATCTGGGGCATTTTAAGCTTCATTACTGCTATCGTGGTCACCTTAAGCTTTTTGGGACGAGCGGGTTCCGCGGGTGAGCTCATTGATTCCGTTTCGCGACTCTTGTTCGGATGGGGATATATCCTTGTGCCCATTTCTTTTGCGCTTCTTGGCATTTCCTTCATTAAATCTCTCTCGCGACACATCGCCACGAGCGCTGTAGTGGGCACCATAACGTTCGTACTCTCGACACTGGCGATCTTGCACATTCTTGGCGATGGAACCTTCGATGACCGCATTATACAGGGCGGATATTTAGGCGTGGTACTTGGATTCCCCCTCCTCTCTTCAGTCGGCTTTGTTGCGTCTCTTATTGTGCTGCTCTCGTTCTTGAGCATTTCCATCCTCCTCGCTCTCAACGTACCGTTGTCAGCACTCTTCATGCGCGCTCCTGAAGAAGAGGCGGCGCCTCAGGAAGATGAGATTGTCATCCGTAACGCGCAAAAAGAATTAGCCCAAAAGCCCGCTCCAGCACTTGCAGAAGTAAAACAAGCGGCGCCGCCAAAGGAAAAGGCTTCGAAAGTCGACGATGCTCCGGAAAAAGGTTTTGTTATTAAGAATTTGAAGCTTGGTAAATGGAATCTTCCGCCGCTTAAACTCCTTTCGGAAGACCAAGACCAGGCATTGACGGGTGATATTCAAGCAAACGCAAACATTATTAAGCGCACGCTCGCGAATTTTGGCATTGAGGTAGAAATGGGCGAAGTGTCTATCGGGCCAACAGTTACCCAATTCACCATGCGCCCTGCGGTGGGCGTGCGCTTGTCGAAGATCTCGGCGCTCGGGCCAGATCTCGCCCTTGCGCTTGCCGCGCACCCCATTCGTATCGAGGCTCCTATTCCTGGAAAATCGCTCGTCGGCATCGAAGTTCCCAACAAAAAGACAGCTATTGTTGGTCTCCGCAATCTCCTTGAGGCCGATGAGTATGCTCGTGGGAAAGCGTTCCTACCCCTTGCGATTGGACGTGATGTGGGTGGTCTTTCAGTCTATGGCAGTTTGGAGCGCATGCCACACCTGCTCGTTGCTGGTGCCACGGGCACGGGCAAATCAGTTATGGTGAATGGCATCCTCCTTTCGCTTTTGTATAAACACTCGCCAGAAACACTGAAACTCATTCTTGTTGATCCAAAGCGCGTTGAGCTGTCCATCTATAACGACATCCCACACCTCATTACGCCAGTGATCACGGATACTAAGAAAGTGATGGGGGCGTTGAAGTGGGCGGTGAGTGAAATGGATCGCCGCTACGATCAGCTCTCAAAGGTTGGTTCGCGAGATCTCTTTTCATACAACACGAAGATGGTTGCAGAGGGAAAGGACATCATGCCGTTCATCGTCATTGTGATTGATGAAATGGCAGACCTCATGGCTTCATTCGGGCGTGACGTTGAAGCGGCAATCGTGCGCCTTGCGCAGATGTCGCGCGCCGTCGGCATCCACCTCATTCTTTCAACGCAGCGTCCTTCCGTTGAAGTTATTACTGGGCTCATTAAGGCGAACATTACCTCGCGCATTGCGCTACAGGTGGCAAGCCAAATTGACTCGCGCACCATCATCGATATGGCGGGCGCAGAAAAACTGCTCGGCCGCGGCGACCTCCTCTTCATGTCGGGTGACGCGGCGAAGCTCCGTCGCGTACAGGCGCCGTTAGTTACTGAAAAAGAAGTGCACGATGTTGTGGCGTTCTTGCGTGAACAGGCAGAAGAGCTGAATCTTTCACAGAATGAGTCTCTGAGTTCTGAGCTTACCAACTCACTTGCAAACGGTGGTCCACAAGGACAGGGTGGCGACAACGGCTCTGATGAAGATGATCTCTACGACGAGGCAAAGCGCATCGTCATAGACTCAGGCAAAGCCTCAGCATCTTTGTTGCAGCGTCGTCTGCGCGTGGGATATGCGCGTGCTGCGCGCCTCCTGGACATCCTCGAAGATAAAGGCATCATCGGTCCAGGTGAGGGGGCAAAGCCGCGAGAGGTCTACGTGCAAGCAGATGGTGCGCCGAGTGCGCCTCCTATGGGGTATGCACCCGTGGCGACGGCAGTATCTGCTGACACGCTAGAAGCAGAGCGAGATGAGCAGTAA
- the recA gene encoding recombinase RecA → MTSKDNRHIDIAVKEIQEKYGDGAIMKLGEARKVDVDVIPSGSISLDLALGVGGMPRGRVIEVYGPESSGKTTLALHLVSEVQKQGGVAAYVDAEHALDPEYAKRIGVKTQDLLISQPDHGEQALEIVETLVRSGAVSLVVVDSVAALTPRAEIEGEMDQQHVGLQARLMSHALRKLAGVAAKTNTTILFINQIRQKIGVMFGNPETTTGGLALKFYASVRVEIRRSAQIQSGERIIGNRVKVKIVKNKVAAPFRTCEFDIFYNEGISAESDLINTGVLYGVVGKAGSWYTRGADKLGQGMEGARAFLKENPKIRKEIFDAIKKAAALGEAPAKQAPLASEE, encoded by the coding sequence ATGACGAGCAAAGATAACCGCCATATTGATATTGCCGTCAAAGAAATTCAAGAAAAATACGGTGACGGCGCTATTATGAAATTGGGCGAAGCGCGAAAGGTTGATGTTGATGTTATCCCTTCCGGATCTATTTCACTCGATCTTGCTCTTGGGGTTGGAGGCATGCCGCGCGGCCGTGTTATTGAAGTGTATGGTCCTGAAAGCTCGGGCAAAACAACGCTCGCGCTCCATCTCGTGTCCGAAGTGCAAAAGCAGGGTGGTGTTGCTGCGTATGTTGACGCGGAACACGCACTTGATCCCGAATATGCGAAGCGTATTGGGGTAAAAACGCAGGACTTGCTCATTTCTCAACCAGATCACGGTGAACAAGCACTCGAAATTGTGGAAACGCTGGTTCGCTCCGGCGCCGTTTCGTTGGTGGTCGTAGACTCTGTCGCAGCACTTACGCCTCGCGCAGAAATTGAAGGTGAGATGGACCAGCAGCATGTCGGCCTTCAAGCGCGCCTCATGAGCCATGCGCTGCGCAAGCTCGCAGGTGTTGCAGCAAAAACAAACACCACCATTTTATTCATTAACCAGATTCGTCAGAAGATTGGAGTCATGTTTGGGAACCCAGAGACAACCACCGGCGGCTTAGCGCTAAAGTTCTATGCATCGGTGCGTGTTGAGATTCGTCGTTCAGCGCAAATTCAAAGCGGCGAGCGTATCATTGGAAATCGTGTGAAGGTGAAGATTGTAAAGAATAAGGTAGCTGCACCATTCCGTACGTGTGAGTTCGACATCTTCTACAACGAAGGCATCTCTGCAGAGTCTGATTTGATTAACACGGGGGTACTCTATGGGGTGGTCGGCAAGGCGGGTAGCTGGTATACGCGTGGCGCAGACAAGCTCGGACAAGGCATGGAAGGTGCGCGCGCATTCTTGAAAGAGAATCCAAAAATCCGAAAGGAAATCTTCGATGCAATTAAAAAAGCTGCTGCCCTCGGTGAGGCACCAGCGAAACAAGCGCCCCTTGCATCCGAAGAGTAG
- the rpsR gene encoding 30S ribosomal protein S18 — protein MDCTHCKNATPTINYKDVKALRAYTTSEFKIGSSRRNKLCKIHQRRIAQAIKLARFMALMPYTRNQTVQK, from the coding sequence ATGGACTGCACACACTGCAAAAACGCAACCCCAACTATTAACTATAAAGATGTGAAGGCGCTCCGCGCCTACACAACGTCAGAGTTTAAAATCGGCTCTTCACGCCGCAACAAGCTCTGCAAGATACACCAGCGCCGTATCGCACAGGCGATTAAGCTCGCACGCTTCATGGCCCTTATGCCCTACACGCGCAACCAGACAGTTCAGAAGTAA
- the ssb gene encoding single-stranded DNA-binding protein encodes MNLNKVYLIGRLTQDPEVRATPGGQNVATIRMATNRVWYDKQTNQKREATEFHTVIAWGRLGEIASQYLRRGSLALIEGRIQTRSWTGTQDNVKRYATEIIAENLQLGPRSAGGEPMGAPSPSRAPAAAISDTPAMEPEIPIIDESELPHQGIEEEDVKIKPEDLPF; translated from the coding sequence ATGAACCTGAATAAGGTCTATTTGATCGGACGGCTTACCCAAGATCCCGAAGTCCGCGCAACTCCCGGAGGACAAAATGTGGCCACTATTCGCATGGCGACAAATCGCGTCTGGTATGACAAGCAGACAAACCAAAAGCGCGAAGCCACCGAATTTCACACAGTCATTGCATGGGGACGACTCGGAGAAATCGCGAGCCAATATCTCCGCCGCGGATCTCTCGCGCTCATCGAAGGACGCATTCAGACTCGCTCATGGACTGGCACTCAAGATAACGTAAAGCGATACGCCACAGAAATCATCGCAGAGAATCTCCAACTTGGCCCACGTTCCGCAGGAGGTGAACCGATGGGGGCACCGTCTCCATCACGAGCACCGGCAGCAGCAATAAGCGATACGCCGGCCATGGAACCAGAGATCCCAATCATTGACGAAAGCGAGTTGCCACACCAAGGTATCGAAGAAGAAGATGTAAAGATTAAACCAGAAGATTTACCATTCTAA
- a CDS encoding 30S ribosomal protein S6: MTDMNRRYELAYHLDGTKAPEEIPALHASIEQVVTSHGGTIVESKAPEATRLSYPIQHQRSSFFGWCHFTLEDTDQLALIDETLRLHKEVLRHIVLALDESAGKEQSRARSRTPRAAQPDMDAQLDSAMNDVA, encoded by the coding sequence ATGACTGACATGAATCGCCGCTACGAGTTGGCGTACCACCTAGACGGTACCAAGGCTCCTGAAGAAATCCCCGCTCTCCACGCAAGTATTGAGCAGGTCGTTACCTCCCACGGAGGTACGATTGTAGAGTCAAAAGCACCCGAGGCAACGCGCCTGTCCTATCCTATCCAGCATCAACGCTCTAGCTTTTTTGGCTGGTGCCACTTTACGCTGGAAGATACTGATCAGCTCGCGCTCATTGATGAAACGCTCCGCCTCCACAAAGAGGTTTTGCGCCACATCGTGCTTGCGCTTGATGAGTCCGCAGGAAAGGAACAATCCCGCGCCCGTTCTCGCACGCCCCGCGCCGCACAGCCAGATATGGATGCGCAGCTGGACAGCGCAATGAACGACGTCGCGTAA